Proteins found in one Serratia plymuthica genomic segment:
- the trbL gene encoding P-type conjugative transfer protein TrbL has product MKIVSKLTFLGIILFFSINAYAGQLDSSGLLDILLDKFQQVASTWTTVIADYANWLFWGLVLISMVWTFGMMAMQGEGLTGVLAEIVRFFAVVGFFYYLLINGPSISQSIINSMRQLAANALGISTGISPSSIVDMAFAILTKVSSAASIWSPMISTIMITVAIIVLVVMSLIAINMLIMLVSAWVLCYAGVILLGFGGSKWTSDIAINYLRTVLSIGIQLFTMTLIIGVGQSFIDQYFSLIKDDVPDLNSLIVLLLASIILLVLTNKLPLLLSGVVGGASLQGIGGFGAGMITGAATTAISGAGAMAMGASAQASGGASALKAAFESAQAAMAEESGSGGGGGSGGGFGGGEDTGSVDTSGGQPSGDSGGSSAGSCSGSARGGSQGFASFSRAGRMASHMGSSMANGTAEYQTMKRSSDASRVQRTIGGELATQIRKQTATRRDNLDHDDFAGDSLSGNNNS; this is encoded by the coding sequence ATGAAAATAGTAAGTAAGCTCACCTTTTTAGGTATCATCCTTTTCTTTTCTATAAATGCCTATGCTGGTCAATTAGATAGTAGCGGGCTACTTGATATTTTATTAGATAAGTTTCAACAAGTAGCCAGTACATGGACAACAGTAATTGCTGACTATGCAAATTGGCTCTTCTGGGGGCTGGTATTAATAAGTATGGTTTGGACATTTGGTATGATGGCGATGCAAGGGGAAGGGTTGACAGGCGTACTTGCTGAAATAGTTCGCTTTTTTGCCGTCGTTGGTTTTTTTTATTATCTTTTAATCAACGGCCCATCCATATCGCAATCCATAATTAATTCAATGAGACAACTTGCAGCAAACGCGTTAGGAATAAGTACTGGTATTTCTCCATCAAGCATAGTTGATATGGCGTTTGCGATATTAACAAAGGTCAGTTCAGCCGCATCAATTTGGTCGCCAATGATATCCACCATTATGATAACAGTCGCGATAATCGTTTTGGTAGTGATGTCCCTTATAGCGATAAATATGCTAATCATGTTGGTTTCTGCATGGGTGTTATGCTATGCCGGAGTTATATTACTTGGGTTTGGTGGTTCGAAATGGACCTCTGATATAGCAATTAATTACTTACGAACTGTTTTATCGATTGGCATTCAATTATTCACGATGACATTAATTATTGGGGTTGGACAATCATTTATAGATCAATATTTTTCTCTTATTAAAGATGATGTTCCTGATCTTAATAGTCTTATCGTTTTGCTTCTGGCGTCAATTATCCTGTTAGTATTAACGAATAAGCTACCACTGTTGTTATCAGGTGTTGTAGGAGGGGCTTCTTTACAAGGGATTGGTGGATTTGGGGCGGGTATGATTACCGGCGCAGCCACTACTGCCATCAGCGGTGCTGGAGCAATGGCAATGGGGGCATCAGCTCAAGCCAGCGGTGGAGCCTCTGCATTAAAGGCAGCGTTCGAGTCTGCGCAAGCTGCCATGGCCGAAGAATCTGGTTCAGGCGGTGGAGGCGGTTCCGGTGGCGGATTTGGCGGCGGGGAAGATACCGGTTCCGTAGATACTTCTGGCGGCCAACCCTCAGGCGATTCCGGTGGTTCGTCTGCTGGGAGCTGTTCAGGTAGCGCCAGAGGAGGAAGTCAGGGGTTTGCTTCATTCTCACGAGCTGGCCGCATGGCAAGCCATATGGGAAGCAGTATGGCTAACGGAACTGCTGAATACCAGACAATGAAGCGAAGTAGCGATGCTTCTCGTGTCCAACGGACAATTGGAGGGGAGTTGGCGACTCAGATACGTAAACAAACAGCTACTCGTCGGGATAACCTCGACCATGATGATTTTGCCGGAGATAGCTTATCCGGCAATAATAATTCTTGA
- a CDS encoding HigA family addiction module antitoxin yields MSKTSDSRLRNEGFRKAEASLRLEGRDPSGTPLYESIKARIISGELTYEQGRSEILAYYTKADTDGPVTVGEMLVEEFLKPLNMSHDELAEAMGICKQDVDDIICGLRRVTDDEARVLATIFGTDVDFWSNLQEMQYNQEK; encoded by the coding sequence ATGTCCAAGACTTCCGATTCACGGTTACGCAATGAGGGCTTTCGTAAAGCAGAGGCTTCCCTGAGACTTGAAGGAAGGGACCCCAGTGGTACGCCACTGTACGAGTCCATTAAGGCACGTATTATTTCAGGTGAGCTGACGTATGAGCAGGGGCGTTCAGAGATTCTTGCATACTACACAAAAGCAGATACTGACGGGCCTGTGACAGTGGGAGAGATGCTGGTAGAGGAATTTTTAAAACCGCTGAACATGTCTCATGATGAACTGGCGGAAGCTATGGGTATTTGCAAACAGGATGTTGACGATATTATCTGCGGTTTGCGTCGTGTTACGGATGATGAGGCTCGCGTTCTTGCTACCATATTTGGTACCGATGTGGAT
- the traJ gene encoding conjugal transfer transcriptional regulator TraJ, whose translation MKVTQTRKNSTPIKVYCLPEEKILIQENAEASGLSVACFVRRVAMGYQVDSIVDIKQVNELSRVNADLGRLGGLLKLWLANDPRTVDFSPTLIRTLLAKIESTRQELRNIMDKILDK comes from the coding sequence ATGAAAGTTACTCAGACTAGAAAAAATAGTACGCCAATAAAAGTTTATTGTTTACCCGAAGAAAAAATTCTCATCCAAGAAAATGCAGAAGCATCTGGATTAAGTGTTGCCTGTTTTGTTCGTAGAGTTGCAATGGGTTATCAGGTTGATTCTATCGTAGATATAAAACAGGTTAATGAACTTAGCCGAGTAAATGCTGATCTTGGAAGACTTGGCGGATTACTTAAATTATGGCTCGCAAATGATCCTCGAACAGTTGATTTTTCACCCACACTGATAAGAACCTTGCTTGCGAAAATAGAATCAACTCGCCAAGAACTAAGGAACATTATGGATAAAATCTTGGATAAATAA
- the trbJ gene encoding P-type conjugative transfer protein TrbJ: MDLIFQVVSLQRGILAAKKGLIVPFVASVMALPVKAGIPVIDGTNVVQTTISAVNNVQAVAKQIQQYQTQLQQYENMLQNTVAPAAYIWDQANSTINKLLQVQDTLNYYKNQAGSLDAYLKRYQDVNYYRSSPCFNSNVECTSSEISALREAEQNSSGARKKANDALFKVIDEQQNTLQSDADNLADLQTQATGSQGQMEAIQAATQLASAQTNQLLQIRSLLVAQQNAAATLAQAQADKEAQQIAADEKVLAGQNTPSPKRIW; this comes from the coding sequence ATGGATTTAATTTTCCAAGTGGTTTCATTACAAAGAGGGATTTTAGCCGCTAAAAAAGGTTTAATAGTTCCTTTCGTGGCGTCCGTCATGGCATTACCGGTGAAGGCCGGAATTCCCGTTATTGATGGCACTAATGTGGTTCAGACCACAATCAGCGCAGTTAACAACGTTCAGGCTGTGGCTAAACAAATCCAGCAGTACCAGACGCAGCTGCAGCAGTATGAAAACATGCTGCAGAACACCGTAGCACCTGCGGCCTATATCTGGGACCAGGCAAATTCAACAATTAATAAATTGTTGCAGGTGCAGGATACCCTTAATTACTACAAGAATCAGGCCGGGAGTCTCGATGCGTACCTGAAACGATATCAGGATGTTAACTACTACAGGTCATCACCTTGCTTTAACAGCAATGTTGAATGTACCTCGTCTGAAATTAGCGCATTGCGTGAAGCTGAACAGAACAGTTCAGGGGCACGTAAAAAGGCCAATGACGCGCTATTTAAGGTAATTGACGAACAGCAGAACACCCTGCAGAGCGATGCTGATAACCTTGCAGATTTGCAAACTCAGGCAACCGGCTCACAAGGGCAAATGGAAGCTATTCAGGCCGCTACCCAGCTTGCCAGTGCACAGACAAACCAGTTACTGCAAATCCGCTCGCTTCTGGTAGCTCAACAAAACGCTGCGGCAACACTGGCACAGGCTCAGGCCGATAAAGAAGCCCAACAAATAGCTGCTGATGAGAAAGTATTAGCTGGACAGAACACACCAAGCCCGAAGCGAATTTGGTGA